The window CCCGCAACATCTCAGGGCTGACCGATTTCTTGATCCAGCGGGCCGACCCGTCGATCATGCCGACCAGAAACACGTCCCGGTGCGGGGCACCGAGCGGCGGGAGCGGGCCGTCGGAGGTGAACGGGAGTTCGTTGTACTGGGCCCACGGGACCGTTTGCGCGGCCTCGACCAACAGAATTACGTTGCCGTCCACGACGTTCGCGAACGATCTCCGCGGCTTGGCCTCGTCGAAAAATGCTCCCGCGCCGACGAACACGCGGTACGGCGTCTGGTTGTCCGGTTCCGGGCCAGCCCGCGCCGGGTCTTGGTATGTCGGAATCCGTCGGTTTGTCAGTGGTCCGTTGGCCGGCCCGTCCCAGGCTTCGTCGAGCCGGATTTGCTTGTAAAGACTTCCTTGTTCGATGTACGGCAGGAGTGACACGCGCCAACTCAAACGCCCGGCCGGATCGGCCGGAGCCGATTGACCCGCGGGCGGGCGAACGTACGGGGTCGGGAACTTGTTATGCTCATCGTTGTAGGCGGCCGCCCCGAGGAGGATTTGTTTGACGTTGTTCACCGACCGTGCCCGTGTTGCGTTGTCGTGAATCCTGTCGATCCCCGGCACCAGTACGGCCGGGGCGACGATCGCCATGATCACACCCAGAGCCAATCCGACGCGGGCCTTCCCTCTCCCGGCTCCACCCCGGCGGCCGGCGCGGCGAACCCCGATGACGCCGCAGATGATGGCGGGAATCGCGGTCAACCCGCCGCACAAGGCGAGGACGCCGAACACCAGGGCGGCCGTCGCGATGCCGTTCGACCGGTAGCCGTTCGCGCTGCCGTGCCGGTCGTCATTCATGGCCGACCTCGCGGGGTAGTTGCTCTCCGCGCGCTACCAATCCAGCGGGAGTCGCTCGCCGCCGTTGGCCGTGATCGCACCTTTGAGTACCTGCGGACTGACCGATTTCTTGACTGTCCGAACGGACCCGTCGGCCATGCCGACCAAGAAAGTATCACGCTGCGGGGCGCCGAACGGGGGAAGGGGTCCGTTCGGGTCGAACGGGAGTTCGTTGTACTGAGCCCACGGGACGGTTTGCGCGGCCTCGACCATCAAAATGGTGTTCGACGTGCCATCGGGAATCTCGAAGATTTTCTTCGCCGGCTTGTCCTCGTCGAACAACGCGCCCCCACCGACGAACGCGCGGTAAGGCGTCTGGTTGTTCGGCTGGGTCGGTAGCCGGCCCGGGTCGGAGAACGCCATCACGGTTCTCTGGGTGAGCGGCCCGTTGGTCGGCCCGTCCCACGCCTCGCCCAATTTCATCGCGTTGTACAGGCTGCCTTCTTCGATGTACGGCAGCACGGACACGCGCCAACTCAACCGCTTGGTCGGGTCGGCCGGTGCCGGCCGGTCTCCGGGCGGTTGAACGTAAGGGGTCGGGAGGTGATTATTCGCGTCGTGGTAGGAGTGGACGCCGAGCGCGATTTGCTTCAGATTGTTCGACGATTTCGCCCGCGCGGCCGCGTCGCGAACCTTCTGCACGGCCGGCAGCAGGAGCCCGATCATAATCGGGACGGCGATGAGGCCGAACACCCCCAGGATGAGCCCGGCGATCGCCATCCCCATCCCCGACCCGCCGCGGCTGTTGGCCCGACTCAGCCCGATGCCGCCGCAGATGATGGCCGGGACAGCGGTCACCGCGCCGCACAGGCTCAAGACGCCGAGAACCAAGGCAGCCGTCGCCACGCCGTTCGTCTGTGGGCGGCGCGGTCGGTCGTCCCATCGGTCGTCGTCATCGTCGGGTCGCTGGCGGGGCCGGTCATCGTCGTCGTCGGACCGGGGGCGGCGGCGCGGGCGGTCGAAGTCGTCGTCGGGCATCGGCGAGGCTCCGCAGGTCAGTCTCGGCAAAAATTCTGTTTAAAGCGTTTTACCACAGCTCGCCCCACGGACCCAGCAAGAATGACTCGCGATCCTCATCAATCGAGCGGGAGTTGTCCGCCCCCGTTCGCCGCGATCGCGACCCTGAGTGCCTGTGGGTTGACCGATTTCTTAACGGTCCGGACCGACCCGCCGGCCATGCCGACCAGCAAGACGGTACGATTCGGCGCGCCGGGGGGAGGCAGGGGACCATCAGGGTCGAACGAAAGTTC is drawn from Fimbriiglobus ruber and contains these coding sequences:
- a CDS encoding DUF1559 domain-containing protein, which codes for MPDDDFDRPRRRPRSDDDDDRPRQRPDDDDDRWDDRPRRPQTNGVATAALVLGVLSLCGAVTAVPAIICGGIGLSRANSRGGSGMGMAIAGLILGVFGLIAVPIMIGLLLPAVQKVRDAAARAKSSNNLKQIALGVHSYHDANNHLPTPYVQPPGDRPAPADPTKRLSWRVSVLPYIEEGSLYNAMKLGEAWDGPTNGPLTQRTVMAFSDPGRLPTQPNNQTPYRAFVGGGALFDEDKPAKKIFEIPDGTSNTILMVEAAQTVPWAQYNELPFDPNGPLPPFGAPQRDTFLVGMADGSVRTVKKSVSPQVLKGAITANGGERLPLDW
- a CDS encoding DUF1559 domain-containing protein, which produces MNDDRHGSANGYRSNGIATAALVFGVLALCGGLTAIPAIICGVIGVRRAGRRGGAGRGKARVGLALGVIMAIVAPAVLVPGIDRIHDNATRARSVNNVKQILLGAAAYNDEHNKFPTPYVRPPAGQSAPADPAGRLSWRVSLLPYIEQGSLYKQIRLDEAWDGPANGPLTNRRIPTYQDPARAGPEPDNQTPYRVFVGAGAFFDEAKPRRSFANVVDGNVILLVEAAQTVPWAQYNELPFTSDGPLPPLGAPHRDVFLVGMIDGSARWIKKSVSPEMLRAAITPDGGEPIAIDW